From Hyla sarda isolate aHylSar1 chromosome 5, aHylSar1.hap1, whole genome shotgun sequence, a single genomic window includes:
- the LOC130273147 gene encoding fibrous sheath CABYR-binding protein-like — MYSGICSAEQLLNQEVQPRKTGTTLPTTIGILVCFLEVRQRGLVVRICNKGPKAEDNPSRRQPQQKATPAEGNPSRRQPQQKATPAEGNPSRRQPQQKATPAEGNPSRRQPQQKATPAEGNPSRRQPQQKTTPAEDNPSRRQPQQKTTPAEDNPSRRQP; from the exons ATGTATTCTGGTATTTGTAGTGCTGAGCAACTGCTGAACCAAGAAGTACAACCAAGAAAGACAGGAACAACACTCCCCACAACAATTGGAATTTTAGTGTGTTTTTTAGAAGtcagacag AGGGGCTTGGTGGTGAGGATATGCAATAAAGGACCCAAAGCTGAAGACAACCCCAGCAGAAGGCAACCCCAGCAGAAGGCAACCCCAGCAGAAGGCAACCCCAGCAGAAGGCAACCCCAGCAGAAGGCAACCCCAGCAGAAGGCAACCCCAGCAGAAGGCAACCCCAGCAGAAGGCAACCCCAGCAGAAGGCAACCCCAGCAGAAGGCAACCCCAGCAGAAGGCAACCCCAGCAGAAGGCAACCCCAGCAGAAGGCAACCCCAGCAGAAGACAACCCCAGCAGAAGACAACCCCAGCAGAAGACAACCCCAGCAGAAGACAACCCCAGCAGAAGACAACCCCAGCAGAAGACAACCCTAG